TACTTTATTCATTAAAGAGGCAAAATACTCTTCAACTTTTTCTTTATagatacataaatataaataatttttaaataaataaaagttataaaaaataaattatagttttcgaattatacgTTTTccaattcaaacttttttattaaattttctttttgaaatttttcattttgaaattcgaaaatcttttttgaaactattttaaattttaaatatttatttatatatttattaaaatcttaaaccataaatctagattagttaaactCTACGATTATAAGTGAACATGAAAATTGGTACTAAAAATGTGGTAGTTTAAACAATTTCTCATGATTAAAATGTCTAACTATAAAGTCTCAATTTTttctgttcaaaaaaaaaattaatcccgCTCAGGGCACGTTTATAATATACTAATCGTAATACTGAAAAGCAGAGAGATTACCCATATCAAGATGAGATAggtttgaaaaaataaaattacctgAACTTGGTAGGAGAATCTTGCTCAAGACACTGGATTGTTGCAGTTACAAACTTAGcaaaacacacatatatatatatatataatcaatagcCAGCGACGCTTGAAACTGTGAAAAAGAGGTGGATCGTGCTGGAAGTTGGGGACAATAACGCGGGGAAGAAAAGTTCACCGTTTCGTCGAAACTGTGGAAAAGACGTGCATCGTGCTGCAAGTTGGGGTTAATAACGCAGAGAAGAAACTGATTGGGTTCAACTggtcttttttttgttgacaacatggttCATTTTGTCTTTTATCTATCATAAATGATTATCCTTCATGTTTCTAAATTACCtcaattgattttttatttttcttctcctGCCATAGTTCTAGGCTTCTAGCCTTCCAGGTCACATCTTCTCATCTTTCAATCCTTTTCTACATCATTTAAAACTTTATTCTCAAAGTTTTTCCATATCACTTCATCTTCCTCGTGTAGAAGTGGACGTTTATACATCTAGGCCTGAGAACACGCAGATGGGCCGAGTACGAgagttagagcatctccaacctcaCTGCAAaatttactgcaaaatggaATGTATTATGCtgttgtgaacaaacaaaaaatgcaTTACTAATCTTAGGATTCGAGCATGATAGTTGACTCTGACTCGGTTCGAAGAAATAAAGGGaacaactatttttttgttctaatcACAACTCATtagtttttgttatatttattttagttttaaatgttagatttaaaaatatattattttcttttagaaagaaaataccatattattttaTGTGAAACTATGTTTCGTgtataaaaatcaataaatttaagactaatagatattttatttttaaatatgaaaaataaattatatatatatatattatatgtctttatttttgttatttatgtgAGTCTTTAAAGAGAAATTAAAGCTAAAAACcaaatagaaaattataaagaaaaactaataatttagtaatggtaattatttataacataattcattaaggttatttttgtaattgacaattttaaaaactaaatttgattttaattatccaatttaaaatatacataattaacAATATTAAATTTCTTTGCTTtagattattatataaatatatttcataatctatatttaaaatgaaataaaattctagatttatgtttatgttaattttatttcacTTAATATAATGAGATACTAGATCTTGATCTCCTCAACCGAGTGGGTGTATTTCACTttgtaataaataatattttatttttatgttataattttataattatgtttgtttgtttaatcgaactaatttatattttctatttagtttGTTATTGCGTCCGCGTAAGTGATTTACTTTTGTAATgtaatacatttataatttattgaaattttaaatgctTGACCATGTGTTGATTGTTCCTATTGTGTTTGGATGTTAAGTCAATTAAAGTGATATGTTACGTAGATTATTTGCCATTTGATTTTATGGTTACTATATAGACcattttttattgtatttgtttaaatctaagGAGGTGTTATTCAATGAGTAATTTAAAATCTATTGGCAAGTTttgtaataaattaaaattgttaatttAAACATAGATTTAGTTGATGAATCCTAAAATCTCTGCAGTATACCTTAAACTTTGATTTCAATCACTTGTTCATAAGAATCCACCACAATTGATttgaaatcaattttaaatacaaaGAATTTTTAAATCTGTTGAACTTGAATAACACTGgattttaaaatttggatttaaaTCATTCATTAAATAGCACCAgattttaaattagatttataaatatcatatccaataacattagatttaaaaatagaatttagaacCATTGTTcgaataacagtggattttgCTTAGATTTAAACtcaattaaaatacataattgaATACCACCAcctaattatttaatatttagggTATAATTATACGCCTATTTAATaatctaattaaataatatgttGTATTTGTTTATTTAGTATTTAGTATTTACTATATTTGTTTATACATCCAaccatttatatttttctatttaatttgtttattgtGTCCGCgtggatatttttattttataatgtaatacatttataatttattgaCATTGTTTTTGAACATGTGTTGTTTATTCATATTATGTGTTTGGATGTTAATCcaaataaaatgttatgttaCATATGTCTTATGTAGATGGTTAACAGTTTTCTTTGCATCGACCTTAATCTTGGTATAATTGAGTGTTTCACTGCAGAACTACATGGGTGTCAAGATAACCTTGGAAAAGTGTAAGCAGGTCTGTTTAGATCACGAGATTACTAACCTTTATTTCTTactataaattagttttataatataattttatttacggaATTACGGAAATATTTTTCTCTTAATTGGGTTTTATATTGgtaaaatagaaaatgaatTCAATATATTGTTATATCCGGTTCGTACTTACAAATTTATCAATATGAGACCTCGGATGTGATATAAATTAGAACATAACTTCAAAATAGCCAACCTATATTCCAACGGGTAACTAAACGCCCAAGCCTAACTTACaatgtgttttatgttttgtttcattaggtttatatttgataactatttacatttttgttggaATAATCCATACAactatacttataaaaatatcaataataacatatgccatcatataattaaatcttgataGTAGCAAGCTATTAATATTTACTTCatcaaatatgtatacatataattttaatactctatacataaaattatattattatgtatttgGTGAGGGTTTTTGAAGAATTTGTTTCTTGCATTTGGATTAAAGTAcatttgtgtgtatatatatatatatatatatatatatatatatatatgaatcagtaggaatataaaattatttttattaataaaaatatataattgattagTTACTTAAATTTAGTGTTAATATAAACTgaattcattatttaaaaaaaaaatagattagttattttgttccttaattttaggatatgatatatatttaataataattaagttagACCTAGGTAGAGATAATAGGAACCCGATAAAATATGATCCAACCTAGACTATTTataagtagataaaaattatttatattttaataatattgactagattttgattcgcgctttgaaagcgcgggttttgttttttttgtttttaattataaacaaaagaTTGATAAATTTTTGATATGAATTAAAACTTTAGGATGTTATACAGTATTATGTAACAAATCTTATTATATTGAAGCAaagaatttgtttaaaattatataatatatatattagttgacATGAGATTCtgcataaaattatatagtttatatattagtttatttgagattttgtatCTTTcggtatttgaatattttttggtttcaaatatttgggggggggggggggggtggggggtttAGGTACTTGGAGTATTTTTCGGGTTCTAAATACTAGACACGAACCAGATCCactaattatcaaaaaaattataagtattttagaggTACTTAAATTATGGAACTGAAGCGACCTAGACTCAAAAAGAAGTGATCCGAACCTAAACCGAAAATTTTCAGATATCTAATTGGGTCAAAATTTGTAAGACTCAAAGGACCAAAACCCGAAAGGAACTGACATGTATCCGATCGGAAGAACCGAATGCCCAGACCTACTTTCTCTCATTATATTTTGTGTGCATTTTATAAGAGTTACATTTGTTAAATTGgtgtaaattaaaatttatttggcagattttagttaatttaatagtataaatttgtattttaatagtatttaaaattttcttaaataacaaaattttactatagatattcatataaaaattaatttaacttaatatatatataaataattttgttttgacaAATGATTTGCTAAAGTGTTTTaatcaaatttgattttataaaaatttgaacTATATAATGTAAAATGATATAGTATAATATGTTGTATGATATATGCTTActaattttgataattgatatctaaatattataggtCTATATATTATTGAGCATAAGATATGGTGTCTATAATTAtcgaataaaaataataacgtAGGGTGATAAAAGAATTAGAGAAATGTCTATAGTTactgaataaaaataataacttttaacTATTGATGTATATTCATCATATAcgtttataataataataatttaatttgtatTATAATCATTCTAAACACTACATACCTTATAATAGttagtaaaatttataatataagaaGTGCATAACTAATAATTAGAAACAAATGATATAGATATAAGttaaatgtaaaatgtaaaatttgacaaaaaaggaaaaacaaatgaTTACGTAAGATTTGTTATATGCGATTTGTTTTATTAGTGGATCCCATTATCTGAGGTTATATTGAGGTTagattgtatatttaataataattaatacgGTATgtcaaaaatacaataaaattaaataaatttaatggttCAACCTAGATTATTTGTAAGTACATaaaaatgtttatgttttaatagtattgataattGAGTGTTTCATTGCAGAACTACAGGGGTGTCAAATAACCTTGGGAAAGTGTAAACAGGTCTGTATCATGAGATCACTAACCTTTATTTCTTACTAGTATAAAATAGtattataatttagttttatcCATGGAATTTTGGCAATATCTTTCTcttaatttagtttaatattggTGGAATAGAAAGAGATTTCAATATATTGTTAGAATTTCGTTatacaaatacaaaaaactaatgtaaacaattttgttcattttaaaatatataatatatacactaAAGAAATCATGatatctattttaatagattaaaagatataaaatataatataaaattaatgtagTTAAACGTACATAAACCGATCCTATCGTATATGATGGATATGGCCGACATGACAAACTGAAAGGACAATGAGACGTAAAAACCCAACATAGACGCAGCCACAGAAGCGAAAGCAATAGTGGTCAATTTcctctttttctttaatttatcctgttgtttttcaagtttcttcTCCAGCTCACCGAGCTTCTCTAAAAGCATAAGGTGCTCCGCGCGTACAGACTCTAACTTTTCCTTGAACTCGTCACCAAAAGGATCTCCCATAGCTTTGACCTTATTCAGCTCCTCTAATGTTTCGGCGTACTTCTTCTTGTTTCCTCCAACCTCTGTATCCATCGACTCTTTTCCAAACTGTTGGATCGCGATTTGAATGATCACAATGCTTAACTTTGCCTTATTGGTGCAGTTCCTCACTGTATTAAATAGATCTAGAGTACTCGTGGAACTCTCATGATAGAGGCCAACCAAAGACGTTAGATCTTCGCTCTTCAATAAATCTTTGTTGGCGATAATGTTCTCGGCCAAATTTTGGTTCACTTCAACTAGAAACCCGCACACCGACTTGACTGCGTTTAGGGAATTATTTCCAGTCTTGCCTCCTGTTGTGAGCGACCTCTTCAATTTGCTAAGTCGTTGGTCAAGCGAAGAATCAAAGGATTTGAGCTCTGGATCTTCTTCACAAGCGGATGTGTAAAAACTCAGGTTTTGTTCGTTGGTTCCATTCTTATCGGAACTCAAGTATTTCGACATTAAACGACAGACTAATCCTGCCGCCATTGACCTTTATACTTGAGCTAATCTGGAAaggaaaaatcaagaaaattaaGGCAAAGTATTTACAGAACTGTTCTTTCCATTCTTAGATTTACTaagcaaataaaaatttattttagttttggctTACTGTTTTTTAGAACTAATTTACTTTTGTCACTGTTtcaaacatattataaaaacaGATAAATTAGTTACTAGTGATTCATTTGTTCTATACATATAAACAATAggtataatataaaaaatgtttggcAGCTATACGAACAATACACCACAACACAATACACCaccaaactatatatatcacataacaacaaactatataattttgatatcaAAAATGTGTTGGATTTGGAATTTGGCATCaccaaatgaatttttttttttaaacagatcATAACACattcaaatgatcaaaaacaaAATGGACACATACATATCAAACATTCAAAACGCAAAATTATACATTAGAGaacataaaataacatattaaaatatgctAAGCAGTAAGCATCATCAGGAATTACTGCGTTATAAATCTAAATACACTTTAATGGAAGTATGTTGATTGTGCTAGCAACATAACAAATAATAGTTCAAAGACGTTGACATGTAAGTCATACAGTACatatagtttttaatatattatttttgtctaGTGTGTAAATGAGGTGGCATATTATCTGTTTAGCTAATAATCATTTTTCTACAGTTATTGCATATAAAAGCTATATACATTAAAGAGTGTTAAACTTGGATTCAAATCACTTATAGGATGTTCATCCCTAGTGCACTATCTAACTATGAAGTCCCCAAACATCATGTCTAGTCGTCTACTATCAATTCTGAAACCgatctaaattaatttagttgCAAAATTATGCCCTAGGAAAATGTTTAATGCTTTCCTTAGTGGGCGCGAAGTATAAATTAACATATAGAAAACCAAGATTATTTCGTAAGATTCTGCTCTTGGTTTCGCTCGAGATAATTAAAATGCTATGCAACTCCTATATTATGCATagcattattaattattatcaactaaataattaatttagaagacatattaaaactaaaacaataaccaaatcaatataatctctctcttttatcattttcttttcaaaacggATCactatctattctattaattttgagtcatatattttatttactgtTGACAAGTCATAACCATATAATTAACTATTTGATgtgacatatttgattatttacattactaatcaataaaaatattaataatacatcaattttaattaaaattttgaattttatttttagttataacaaaatttgttacgaaaaaatctaacaaaatcctaccaaaaacttttaaactatgtaatatttatacaaaagttaaaactattaacatatttaaaaaatttatatctacaattacatattatcattttatttattttgaaattcacagcaatattttatctataaataattatatgcaaaatataatagtatataactaACCTTTAGTTTATGCAtgtattattttacaaaatatgtgattagaaaaatttgaaattttaataattaatgacaaatcaattttaattataaatttaatttttattttaaattataacaggatctattgagaaaacataaaaatcttaccaaaactcaaatttatttttataaaatattgaattaatttagtaaaaaaattaaaaatcatataatcttgaaaactaaataaatcatatatttaatttttttatgataatatcaaagttatacaattataaaatgaaaaaaatatatgtatgttCGTGTGGATCAAACTCTAGTATTTATTATTCTAAAAGATATTTACAACAATTTTCTATAAAAGTATTCActataactttttatataatatttttgagaATATTATTGTTTGCAGTTTAGAGTTTTTTCTTATAAACACTAAACAAAAAACGatctatgtttttaataaaaaaaataatgaaaattttatgaagttttaatgtttgaaaatgaatatttagTACATAAATTGATATTACAACTACATCAGAAATACCTGAATACGTAAACAAATTTTTTAGCAAACAATCTATTAATGTGTGTAAAATCCTTTAACTTAACACATCAATAATATTCTTcagcaaaatattatcaaatatttttttatcattaaaaattagagaaattctcttagatagttttttttttagtttattttcacaaaaaaatagaccggaggaaaatgaccaaaacatattttataaaaagataaatgtGCATTTATATCATTAGGGTTACTAAtcaaagatttagggtttagagttaaagggttgGATTTTTGGgatgaattcaaaaaaaaaaattaaaattttaaaaaatattaaaattttcaaaataaaaaagagctattttggttattttatttttaggtctatttttgtgacaaaagttttttaaaaaatgtaactGCGAAAATTGccctaaaaattatatgtagttttaaaacattaaaattatttaaaaataatggagAACGAATCTAA
This Brassica napus cultivar Da-Ae chromosome C6, Da-Ae, whole genome shotgun sequence DNA region includes the following protein-coding sequences:
- the LOC106373662 gene encoding UPF0496 protein At5g66660-like; translation: MAAGLVCRLMSKYLSSDKNGTNEQNLSFYTSACEEDPELKSFDSSLDQRLSKLKRSLTTGGKTGNNSLNAVKSVCGFLVEVNQNLAENIIANKDLLKSEDLTSLVGLYHESSTSTLDLFNTVRNCTNKAKLSIVIIQIAIQQFGKESMDTEVGGNKKKYAETLEELNKVKAMGDPFGDEFKEKLESVRAEHLMLLEKLGELEKKLEKQQDKLKKKRKLTTIAFASVAASMLGFYVSLSFQFVMSAISIIYDRIGLCTFNYINFILYFISFNLLK